In Rhodothermia bacterium, one DNA window encodes the following:
- a CDS encoding phosphoribosylaminoimidazolesuccinocarboxamide synthase yields the protein MLEEVIRANMDNTLVKTELQVFGEKYQGKVRDTYTKEERVILVATDRISAFDHVLAEAIPFKGQVLNQLAAYFFKHTATVVPNHVLAVPDPNVTIGLRLQIVPIEFVVRGYLAGHAARTYINGQRELCGIVLPEGLVPHQKLPHPILTPTTKAAQGHDMDTHREEVLARGILTASEWEELANMALALFEKGSEMARERGLLLVDTKYEFGRTRDGRFVLADEVHTPDSSRYYLADSYDALFASGQTPRQLSKEFVREWLMERGFQGREGELMPHLDETFRETVALRYMELYERITGEAFVPDTHPLPEVRIRENMMYYENGEHI from the coding sequence ATGCTGGAAGAGGTGATCCGTGCCAATATGGACAACACGCTCGTAAAAACCGAACTACAAGTATTTGGCGAAAAATACCAAGGAAAGGTGCGTGACACCTATACGAAAGAGGAAAGGGTTATACTGGTTGCAACCGATCGCATTTCGGCATTCGATCATGTTTTGGCGGAAGCTATTCCGTTCAAAGGGCAAGTTCTCAACCAGTTAGCGGCATATTTTTTTAAACATACCGCTACTGTGGTTCCAAACCATGTTTTGGCCGTACCTGATCCCAATGTAACCATCGGTTTGCGTCTCCAAATTGTACCGATTGAGTTTGTCGTTAGGGGTTATCTTGCTGGACATGCTGCACGTACCTACATCAATGGGCAGCGCGAATTGTGTGGGATTGTCCTGCCCGAAGGTTTGGTACCCCATCAAAAACTGCCCCATCCGATTCTTACGCCCACCACAAAAGCGGCGCAAGGGCACGATATGGATACCCACCGAGAGGAAGTTCTGGCACGAGGCATCCTGACGGCATCGGAGTGGGAGGAACTCGCTAACATGGCGTTAGCCCTTTTTGAGAAAGGAAGTGAAATGGCAAGAGAACGTGGGCTTTTACTGGTGGATACCAAATATGAATTTGGAAGAACGCGAGATGGACGATTTGTCTTGGCCGATGAAGTCCATACCCCAGACTCTTCCAGATACTATCTTGCCGATTCATACGATGCATTATTCGCATCTGGACAAACACCACGCCAACTCTCTAAGGAATTTGTGCGCGAATGGCTGATGGAACGCGGTTTTCAAGGCCGAGAAGGAGAACTTATGCCACATCTGGATGAGACATTTCGGGAAACCGTTGCACTTAGGTATATGGAGTTGTATGAAAGAATTACAGGGGAAGCCTTCGTCCCAGACACTCACCCGCTGCCTGAAGTCCGAATTCGGGAAAATATGATGTACTACGAAAATGGGGAACACATTTAA
- a CDS encoding OmpA family protein has product MSNLMKLLLGLLGVLILSFLCTSCHHSAIEAKLQKTVLSSLQAPEFTGVIPKFDGAIGTLTGTVPNQEAADAALATARNAAGFLFPIKNDLTIGGASPIDGGELASLNVGFDANGMVVLSGIVPDEDTKNKVLKAAQEKYGAEKVINQLVVNPGIAPFSGDVGPLVSAFLSKGALMNGGKLNLTGDTISLEGDVQSEAVKTEVADAAKTTYAKAIIQNNLVVKTPENAQLQASLNELTLQNIEFETASAVIKPSSMDVVKKAAEYLKQYASNAVEIQGHTDNEGNAAKNVTLSQKRAEAVKAALVTQGVPNPDRLTTKGFGQSNPVADNNTAVGRQKNRRVMFVLR; this is encoded by the coding sequence ATGTCTAACCTGATGAAACTCCTCTTGGGGTTGTTGGGGGTGTTGATATTATCGTTCTTGTGTACGTCTTGCCATCATTCAGCGATTGAGGCAAAGCTACAAAAAACGGTTCTATCAAGCCTCCAAGCGCCTGAATTTACAGGGGTTATTCCCAAATTTGATGGGGCGATCGGGACGCTTACAGGTACCGTTCCGAACCAAGAAGCGGCAGATGCCGCACTCGCCACCGCCCGAAATGCCGCCGGATTTTTGTTCCCCATAAAAAATGACTTGACGATCGGTGGAGCCAGCCCTATTGATGGGGGAGAATTGGCAAGTTTGAATGTGGGGTTTGACGCAAATGGTATGGTGGTGCTTTCGGGAATTGTTCCAGATGAAGACACCAAAAACAAAGTCCTCAAAGCGGCACAAGAAAAATATGGCGCCGAAAAGGTCATCAATCAATTGGTCGTCAATCCGGGTATTGCACCGTTTAGCGGCGATGTTGGGCCGCTCGTTTCTGCCTTCCTGTCGAAAGGTGCATTAATGAATGGCGGCAAACTCAATCTTACAGGCGATACAATCTCCTTAGAAGGCGATGTGCAGTCCGAGGCCGTGAAAACCGAAGTCGCAGATGCTGCAAAAACCACTTACGCAAAGGCGATCATCCAGAATAATTTGGTGGTCAAAACACCTGAAAATGCGCAACTACAAGCCAGTTTGAACGAACTAACCCTGCAAAACATTGAATTCGAGACGGCAAGCGCTGTGATTAAACCTTCTTCGATGGATGTGGTTAAGAAAGCTGCCGAATACCTGAAGCAGTACGCCTCGAATGCTGTTGAAATTCAAGGACATACAGATAACGAAGGAAATGCGGCTAAAAACGTAACCCTTAGCCAAAAACGCGCCGAAGCCGTTAAAGCAGCTTTGGTTACACAAGGTGTACCGAATCCCGACAGACTGACCACGAAAGGGTTTGGGCAATCCAACCCCGTTGCCGATAACAATACAGCGGTTGGGCGTCAGAAAAACCGGCGCGTAATGTTCGTTCTACGATAA
- the radC gene encoding DNA repair protein RadC, with the protein METVPKSKKSQEAPLDSPKNENRYYLPIHQWHVSDRPREKLITGGVRSLSDSELIALIFGNGTTTKEGPISALQLGQHLLNRHKTLGMLSQKAMNELTEISGIGTAKAAQLMAAFEIGKRVEAEIPEELPKVTSPEDIARIYGPRMRDLPVEVFRVVLLNRANRIIGDKEIHRGGFSASLVDVRAVFLHALQEKASAIICMHNHPSGNLEPSREDIKVTQKLVEAGKLLDITVHDHVIIAGKSFTSLATKGLM; encoded by the coding sequence ATGGAAACCGTTCCCAAGTCAAAAAAATCGCAAGAAGCGCCTCTCGATTCACCCAAAAACGAAAATCGTTATTATTTACCGATCCACCAATGGCATGTATCGGATAGACCTCGCGAAAAACTCATCACAGGTGGGGTACGGAGTTTATCGGATTCCGAATTAATCGCCCTCATTTTTGGGAATGGAACCACCACGAAAGAAGGGCCTATTTCTGCCCTACAATTAGGCCAGCATTTGCTTAACCGCCACAAAACCTTGGGTATGTTGTCCCAAAAAGCCATGAACGAACTCACGGAAATTTCTGGTATAGGGACGGCAAAGGCGGCACAACTGATGGCCGCTTTCGAGATCGGGAAGCGGGTGGAGGCCGAGATTCCGGAAGAATTGCCCAAAGTTACCAGTCCAGAAGATATTGCACGTATCTACGGACCTCGGATGCGGGACTTGCCCGTTGAGGTTTTTAGGGTGGTTTTACTGAACAGGGCCAACCGAATTATTGGAGACAAAGAAATTCATCGTGGCGGGTTTTCTGCCAGTCTGGTGGATGTCCGTGCGGTTTTCCTCCATGCACTTCAGGAGAAGGCATCGGCCATTATTTGTATGCACAATCACCCTTCTGGAAACCTCGAACCAAGCAGAGAGGACATAAAAGTCACCCAGAAATTGGTGGAGGCTGGGAAATTATTGGATATCACGGTTCATGATCATGTCATCATAGCCGGTAAATCCTTTACATCGCTGGCAACAAAAGGCTTGATGTGA
- the trkA gene encoding Trk system potassium transporter TrkA codes for MKVVVLGATQIGIEIARMLSNENHEVTILDESDDRLQNVRDQLEVFTQQGYGTSVSDLRIAGVNRADYVISVTDDEQNNIIACMLTKRMNEQVRTIACLFSAEMFEQSPFAEWDIDYVVHPEESTANQILRLMRRAGATDITPFADGQVMLIGLRLTSKELINQTVRQMVMNNQHATFRLVVVQRNTQTLIPQADTILKRNDHLFFLAKSEDVPAVIKLTGNTEQQVQDIMILGNSDVSRNVARVLNNQYIGGGRDRRKHIKLIEPDRNRAEKISNELEHVLIIHSPLYNIDMLTSEGLDSVDVLVAVTNDAELNLMTSLLAAHYGVKKTIAGVSQSSYIPLTNAVDLDSMVNANYATSRDIMNFIRSQGQNSIAAVPDVDAEILELIAGERASITKGPLRSLILPRGMVIGYVQNGDRAEVATANTQIREGDQVVLFVLPHLVEEARYYFEGIR; via the coding sequence ATGAAAGTTGTCGTTTTAGGGGCTACGCAAATTGGCATCGAAATCGCCCGGATGCTCAGCAACGAAAACCACGAGGTCACGATACTCGATGAATCCGATGATCGTTTACAAAATGTACGGGATCAGTTAGAAGTATTTACCCAACAAGGGTACGGAACATCTGTTTCGGATTTGCGGATTGCAGGTGTAAATCGCGCAGATTATGTGATTTCTGTGACCGATGACGAGCAGAACAACATCATTGCTTGTATGCTGACCAAACGCATGAACGAACAAGTGCGGACCATTGCTTGTTTGTTCTCGGCGGAAATGTTTGAACAATCACCCTTTGCCGAATGGGACATAGATTACGTTGTTCATCCGGAAGAAAGTACCGCCAATCAGATTTTACGCCTCATGCGGCGTGCCGGCGCTACGGATATTACCCCTTTTGCAGATGGACAAGTCATGTTAATTGGGTTACGACTGACGTCTAAAGAGTTGATCAATCAGACGGTACGTCAGATGGTGATGAACAACCAACATGCTACCTTTCGATTGGTGGTGGTTCAGCGCAATACCCAAACCTTGATCCCGCAGGCAGATACTATTTTAAAGCGAAACGACCACCTGTTTTTCCTCGCCAAGTCGGAGGATGTGCCAGCAGTGATTAAATTGACGGGCAATACGGAACAACAGGTACAGGATATTATGATTTTGGGTAACTCGGATGTGTCTCGGAATGTGGCGCGGGTACTCAACAACCAATATATTGGCGGAGGAAGAGACCGACGCAAACACATTAAACTCATAGAACCAGACCGGAATCGTGCAGAGAAAATCTCGAACGAGTTAGAACACGTCTTGATTATCCATTCACCTCTCTACAACATAGATATGCTGACCTCGGAGGGGTTGGACAGTGTGGATGTCTTGGTGGCTGTGACCAATGATGCCGAACTCAACTTGATGACCAGCCTTCTTGCGGCACATTATGGCGTAAAGAAAACCATTGCAGGCGTCTCGCAGAGTAGTTACATCCCTTTGACAAATGCTGTGGACTTAGACTCGATGGTCAATGCCAATTATGCCACCTCGCGAGACATCATGAACTTCATCCGTAGCCAAGGCCAAAACAGCATTGCAGCCGTTCCTGATGTGGATGCCGAAATTCTGGAATTAATTGCTGGAGAACGGGCATCTATCACAAAAGGCCCACTCCGCTCGCTGATTTTGCCAAGGGGCATGGTCATTGGGTATGTCCAAAATGGTGACCGTGCAGAAGTTGCAACAGCAAATACCCAAATCCGAGAGGGCGACCAAGTTGTCCTTTTTGTGCTACCTCACTTGGTCGAAGAGGCAAGATATTACTTCGAAGGGATTCGTTAG
- a CDS encoding DinB family protein, with amino-acid sequence MTPPTSSEYAPYFDHYVQLAIGHGDLMRTCKAQMGEVQLVFGGLSDEITHFRYAEGKWTLKEVLGHLNDTEQIFAYRALRISRGDQTNLSGFDENLFVANTTFNTQKLTALLARFIHLRRSSLDLLRSLTPDETTRMGTSNGHQTSVRALAYMMAGHVEHHLQVVRERYLNILVAPDATTVAR; translated from the coding sequence ATGACACCCCCTACATCAAGCGAATACGCACCGTATTTCGATCATTATGTGCAGTTGGCTATCGGACATGGCGATTTAATGCGCACCTGTAAAGCACAAATGGGAGAAGTTCAGTTGGTTTTTGGTGGTCTATCCGATGAAATAACCCATTTCCGATACGCAGAGGGTAAGTGGACACTAAAAGAAGTGCTTGGACACCTGAATGATACCGAGCAAATATTTGCATATCGTGCGCTGCGAATTTCAAGAGGCGACCAAACCAATTTGTCTGGCTTCGACGAAAACCTTTTTGTCGCAAATACCACATTTAACACACAAAAACTGACAGCTCTCCTTGCCCGTTTTATACACCTAAGACGGAGTAGTCTGGATTTATTGCGTTCCCTTACGCCTGATGAAACAACACGAATGGGGACTTCCAACGGACATCAGACCAGTGTACGTGCCCTTGCTTACATGATGGCTGGACATGTAGAACACCACTTACAAGTCGTTCGCGAGCGCTATCTGAACATCCTCGTAGCGCCAGATGCGACCACTGTTGCACGCTAA
- a CDS encoding transglycosylase domain-containing protein, with amino-acid sequence MWGSSPTEYTQEELRRYFNDPERRHLGSEARQKERIQQLALLGVASVAGFIAFCSLIVTIFMIFMVNDLPSLDDLQNPKINLASIVYSQDGKEMARFIKANRKWVELESVSPYVRKALIATEDKRFFDHWGIDLQSTLSLPFKWAQGKSQGGSTITQQLARNMYEEIGRAKTFTRKLKEMMTAIELERNYTKDEIIELYLNTTAYMYDAHGIEAAASTYFTKSQKDLTLAESALLVGMLQNPFLYNPARDDRLELCTRRRNTVLDLMVEQGFIKPDEAATAKEEAIRVNIQRVTPQSNFAPYFAEYVRQWLDEWSKDKGYNIYTDGLRIITTLDSQMQEAAEQAADKQGTFLQGISNSEHPRSRFENSRDLTEFIKETQNYRLLKKKLGEENALQQLRKDTAFMDSLRTTKTRIELGLVAIDPNNGFIRAWVGGRDFSIDQYDHVGIAKRQPGSTFKPFVYATAWENGFGLDYKFIDAAVTLNCEGAGRWQPKNSGSRGSGAYVPLKTALVKSLNTVTAQLACKVGSRKFVKYAQDLGVNESYKNVIPSPAMALGTGEVTLLEMAQSYTSFASGGILHLATPIKQIQDRYGNVIADFYPTYREVLNPNTAYTVVDVLRGVISQGTAKSLRGSFGISGSYDIAGKTGTTQEASDGWFMMMHPDVVMGSWVGFNDRRVTLSGSWGQGARTGMRVVGDYFKRLIDEQLVSTRKFTKPQNYKPPKNTVKQVYNSYGAKGFWKPRPRNQNNAKPKAGSEGQQRFTPPPTPAPAEERRFDW; translated from the coding sequence ATGTGGGGATCTTCACCAACCGAATATACGCAGGAAGAACTGCGTCGCTATTTTAACGATCCAGAACGTCGTCATCTTGGATCTGAAGCCCGTCAAAAAGAACGCATTCAACAATTGGCGTTGCTTGGCGTGGCCTCGGTAGCTGGCTTTATTGCCTTTTGTTCGCTCATTGTTACCATCTTTATGATTTTTATGGTAAACGATTTGCCTTCCTTAGACGACCTCCAAAATCCAAAAATCAACTTGGCCTCCATTGTTTATTCGCAAGATGGCAAAGAGATGGCACGTTTTATCAAAGCAAACAGGAAATGGGTAGAGTTGGAAAGTGTATCCCCATACGTCCGTAAGGCTTTGATCGCTACTGAGGATAAACGCTTTTTTGACCATTGGGGAATTGACTTGCAGAGTACGCTTTCACTCCCTTTTAAATGGGCGCAAGGGAAATCGCAAGGAGGATCTACCATCACACAACAATTGGCGCGGAATATGTATGAAGAAATTGGACGTGCCAAAACCTTTACCCGAAAGCTCAAAGAGATGATGACGGCCATTGAGTTGGAACGCAATTATACCAAAGATGAAATTATTGAGCTTTACCTAAATACCACGGCCTACATGTACGACGCACACGGGATTGAGGCTGCTGCAAGCACATACTTCACCAAATCACAAAAAGACCTCACTTTGGCAGAGAGCGCATTGTTGGTTGGCATGTTGCAAAATCCCTTCCTTTACAACCCCGCACGCGACGATCGGTTAGAGCTTTGTACACGTCGCCGGAATACCGTTCTGGATTTAATGGTAGAACAAGGTTTTATCAAGCCCGACGAAGCCGCTACAGCCAAAGAGGAAGCCATTCGCGTAAACATCCAACGGGTGACACCCCAGAGCAACTTTGCGCCATACTTTGCGGAATACGTCCGTCAATGGCTAGATGAGTGGAGCAAAGACAAGGGCTATAACATTTATACCGATGGCCTTCGCATCATTACAACCTTAGACTCCCAGATGCAAGAAGCCGCCGAGCAAGCAGCAGACAAACAAGGAACGTTCTTACAAGGCATTTCCAACAGCGAACACCCCAGAAGCCGTTTTGAAAACTCAAGAGATCTCACCGAGTTTATCAAAGAAACGCAAAATTATCGCCTTCTTAAAAAGAAATTGGGCGAGGAAAATGCCTTACAACAATTACGCAAAGACACAGCTTTTATGGACTCTTTGCGAACGACCAAAACCAGAATTGAATTGGGCTTGGTGGCGATAGACCCCAATAATGGCTTTATTCGGGCTTGGGTCGGTGGACGTGACTTTTCGATTGACCAATACGACCACGTAGGTATCGCAAAAAGGCAGCCCGGCTCCACCTTTAAACCCTTTGTCTATGCAACCGCATGGGAAAATGGTTTTGGTCTGGACTATAAATTTATTGATGCGGCAGTTACCCTAAACTGCGAAGGTGCGGGACGTTGGCAGCCTAAAAACTCTGGAAGTCGCGGAAGTGGCGCCTATGTACCTCTTAAAACCGCACTCGTTAAATCCCTCAATACCGTAACTGCACAATTGGCCTGCAAGGTTGGATCAAGGAAATTTGTAAAATATGCACAAGACCTTGGGGTAAACGAAAGCTATAAAAATGTAATCCCTTCTCCAGCAATGGCCCTTGGAACCGGCGAGGTGACCCTATTGGAAATGGCGCAGTCTTATACGTCTTTTGCCAGTGGAGGCATCTTACACTTGGCCACCCCCATTAAACAAATCCAAGACCGGTATGGAAACGTCATTGCAGACTTTTATCCCACCTACCGTGAAGTTCTAAACCCCAATACCGCCTATACGGTTGTGGATGTACTCCGTGGGGTTATCTCGCAGGGAACGGCAAAGAGTTTGCGCGGATCATTCGGAATTTCGGGCAGTTATGATATTGCCGGCAAAACAGGAACCACCCAAGAAGCCTCCGATGGCTGGTTCATGATGATGCACCCTGATGTGGTAATGGGTTCTTGGGTCGGTTTTAACGATCGGCGGGTTACCTTGAGTGGTTCATGGGGACAAGGCGCACGCACAGGTATGCGCGTTGTAGGCGACTATTTTAAACGCCTAATTGATGAACAATTGGTCTCTACACGTAAGTTTACCAAACCACAAAATTATAAACCACCAAAAAACACGGTAAAACAAGTTTATAACTCGTATGGGGCAAAAGGATTCTGGAAGCCTCGTCCGAGGAACCAGAACAATGCGAAGCCAAAAGCGGGTTCGGAAGGCCAGCAAAGATTTACACCGCCTCCAACGCCAGCACCCGCCGAGGAACGCCGATTTGATTGGTAA
- a CDS encoding UDP-2,3-diacylglucosamine diphosphatase produces MVILVSDVHLGRGGRHTDPNAERDLVQLLTFAAKNNAKVYLLGDLFEQFIEYRHLIPKGATRLLGALAHHADAGLEIRYIVGNRDPWHLNYFESELGISVFFDYLIEFFFGKKVFLTHGDLFESSKGFYRFLRPVLRHPLPTTLYKNLLPGDLGFALARRFSLIKLNNRTQPKTIDALRTAAKNLLMQHQCDLVAMGHSHKTELDVFAHGLYVNTGFWYKNRTFAVLTTDEVSLNAWKNGAVERLTTYHQQNVNNI; encoded by the coding sequence ATGGTTATTCTTGTTTCTGATGTACATTTGGGGCGTGGTGGCCGTCATACAGACCCCAATGCCGAGCGGGACTTGGTGCAATTATTGACCTTTGCGGCCAAAAACAACGCTAAAGTTTATCTCCTTGGCGACCTTTTTGAGCAGTTCATTGAATACCGCCATTTAATTCCCAAAGGAGCAACCCGTTTATTGGGTGCTTTAGCCCACCATGCCGATGCTGGATTAGAAATTCGGTATATTGTGGGAAATAGAGACCCTTGGCACCTCAATTACTTTGAATCTGAATTGGGCATATCAGTATTTTTTGATTATCTTATAGAATTCTTTTTTGGGAAGAAGGTATTTCTGACACATGGCGACCTTTTTGAATCCTCAAAAGGTTTTTATCGGTTTTTAAGACCCGTTCTCAGACATCCTTTACCCACAACTTTGTACAAAAACCTACTCCCTGGCGATCTGGGCTTTGCCCTTGCGCGGCGGTTTAGTTTGATAAAATTGAACAACCGAACCCAGCCCAAAACCATCGATGCCCTAAGGACAGCCGCAAAGAACCTCCTTATGCAGCATCAATGTGATCTGGTTGCTATGGGCCATAGCCATAAAACCGAACTCGACGTGTTTGCACATGGTTTGTACGTGAACACCGGATTTTGGTATAAAAACAGAACTTTTGCGGTATTAACCACAGATGAAGTTTCGTTGAACGCATGGAAAAACGGAGCCGTCGAACGTTTGACAACCTACCACCAACAGAACGTGAATAACATTTAG
- a CDS encoding rhomboid family intramembrane serine protease, whose amino-acid sequence MNSYSYRPPSQFSLFPPVVKNLLILNGLFFFAQITFSGTYQPYSFLEKYLALWPLDAHLTGNVAFYPWQVVTYAFLHGGFFHLVLNMYALWMFGAHIESEWGPQRFALYYFVCVIGAAAAQLTVSWYEINVLDLRTIAPTVGASGGVFGILLAFGMMYPNYEIYFFPFPIPVKAKWFVLIYGVIELVNGVSGGASNIAHFAHLGGMFMGLILMLVWGYRLPFGKRLV is encoded by the coding sequence ATGAATTCATATTCTTACAGACCACCTTCGCAGTTTTCCCTTTTTCCTCCAGTCGTTAAAAACCTGCTCATCCTAAATGGGTTGTTTTTCTTTGCTCAAATTACGTTCTCTGGGACGTATCAGCCCTATTCTTTTTTAGAGAAATACTTGGCGCTTTGGCCATTAGACGCACATTTGACGGGCAACGTAGCGTTTTATCCTTGGCAGGTGGTAACTTATGCGTTTCTACATGGTGGGTTTTTTCACTTGGTTTTAAATATGTATGCCCTTTGGATGTTTGGGGCGCATATTGAATCGGAGTGGGGGCCTCAGCGTTTTGCACTATACTACTTTGTGTGTGTCATAGGGGCGGCTGCGGCTCAATTGACGGTAAGTTGGTACGAAATAAACGTCTTGGATTTGCGCACGATTGCGCCTACGGTTGGAGCAAGTGGCGGCGTGTTCGGGATTTTATTAGCATTTGGGATGATGTATCCCAATTATGAAATTTATTTCTTTCCTTTTCCGATTCCGGTCAAAGCGAAGTGGTTTGTCCTAATCTATGGTGTAATCGAATTGGTGAATGGTGTATCTGGCGGTGCATCCAATATTGCTCATTTTGCTCATTTGGGTGGAATGTTTATGGGGTTGATCCTCATGCTGGTATGGGGTTATCGTTTGCCATTTGGGAAGCGTTTGGTTTAA
- a CDS encoding endonuclease/exonuclease/phosphatase family protein — MMQAVKTNIATPKRTFLKTNLLLKCAKAKSSGWIWFVSMVQFCLLALNTAGFMARYVPSDVFWQIQILGVLLPFLVLSLLPFGLILLFKRRNGIFVCTVCCIVLFGARLFPFGLGGDQPKEKEDVKVLSYNVASVPMSGWSEIFGQELPELVMFQESYFWQTPQKTATTPYLTFLRDSLEYTVAPDALKPKIVIHENPILVRHFSVTDSVTTFSIADEEGGVSFATRAVIGQGDARFAIYNLHLQSLGDKKPWKVFRNDSSLTVTLRQLGRQYERAYRIQALEVRLLREAIEKETLPYLIVGDFNNTIHNWAYAQLAINMTDAYLQSGAGWGGTYHSRKPWFRIDHILVSREWEPISAHVLPVFFSDHRPVVAWIRPKVRFMKKKPKGAEYPLNP; from the coding sequence ATGATGCAAGCAGTAAAAACTAATATCGCGACTCCGAAACGTACTTTTCTTAAAACAAATTTGCTCCTCAAATGCGCCAAAGCGAAGTCTTCCGGCTGGATTTGGTTTGTCTCTATGGTGCAGTTTTGTCTATTAGCGCTCAATACAGCTGGATTTATGGCGCGTTATGTGCCTTCTGATGTGTTTTGGCAAATTCAGATTTTGGGTGTTTTATTGCCGTTTTTGGTGCTTTCGCTACTTCCGTTTGGGCTTATTTTGCTTTTTAAGCGCAGGAATGGCATTTTCGTTTGTACGGTATGCTGTATCGTTCTTTTTGGTGCAAGGCTTTTTCCATTTGGGCTTGGAGGCGATCAGCCGAAAGAAAAGGAGGATGTGAAGGTCTTGTCTTATAATGTGGCCTCCGTGCCGATGTCTGGTTGGTCGGAAATTTTTGGACAAGAATTGCCCGAATTGGTGATGTTCCAAGAGTCTTATTTTTGGCAAACACCCCAAAAGACCGCCACCACTCCGTATTTAACGTTTTTGAGGGATTCCTTGGAATATACGGTTGCGCCCGATGCCTTAAAACCAAAAATTGTGATCCATGAGAACCCGATTTTAGTCCGGCATTTTTCGGTTACGGATTCAGTTACGACATTTTCCATCGCGGACGAGGAAGGAGGGGTGAGTTTTGCAACCCGTGCTGTAATTGGGCAGGGCGATGCTAGGTTTGCCATTTATAACCTACATCTGCAATCGCTGGGAGATAAAAAACCTTGGAAAGTCTTCCGCAACGACTCTTCTTTGACGGTGACCCTTCGTCAGTTGGGCAGGCAATACGAACGCGCCTATCGCATACAAGCGTTAGAAGTGAGGCTGCTAAGAGAAGCCATAGAAAAAGAAACCTTGCCCTACCTCATCGTTGGTGACTTTAACAATACCATTCATAATTGGGCGTATGCGCAGTTGGCGATAAACATGACGGATGCGTACCTCCAGAGTGGTGCGGGTTGGGGGGGAACCTACCATAGCCGTAAGCCTTGGTTTAGGATAGACCATATTTTGGTAAGTCGGGAGTGGGAACCTATTTCCGCACATGTTTTACCTGTATTTTTCTCGGATCATCGGCCAGTGGTTGCTTGGATCAGGCCAAAGGTAAGATTCATGAAAAAAAAGCCAAAAGGGGCCGAATACCCGCTTAATCCGTAA